CTGATCTTCCTCCGGTCTGGTATGCCGGTAACGCCGTCGGCGGCCCGATGGCTGGGCAGGCGGGGCGGCGGTGGGTTGCCCGGACGCCCAGTGGCTGCCGGGCGCCCCGGGCGGTAACCATTGTCCATCGGCGGCGACGGGTTCCCACGACGACGGCTCCGGTTGCGGGGGCGGAGCCGGCGGGGGCGGTGGCCGGTGACGAGGCTGATACCGCGGACCGGGCGGAGCCGGCGCGGTTTCGTAGGGCAGCCCGACCCGCTCGGCGGAGTGTTTCGTTCCCGCGGGCTCGGCAGGCGGCGGCAATGGTCCCGCCGGGGGAACATCCCGGTCGTCGTAGGGGGGCATTCCCACCTCGGGCACGTCGATGATCGCTTCCTCGGCACGGGTGACCGCTTCACCCGGGCGAACCACCGCGACCCGGTCGATGGATACCCAGTCGGCAGACGGGCCCCGCCCATTCTGGACCCGATCGGCCACCGCACGTGAGCGGCGCGTCTCTGTTGCCCCCGTCTTGTCCAGGGGCTCCAGCGCCGGACGGTGTTCGAAGTCTGTGTCGAACAAGATCTCCAGACTGGTCCGCAACGCGGTCAGTTCCGCTCGTAGCGCGGCCACCTCGTCGGCGGCCGCACCGCGCAGTTCGGCGGCCAGCTCTCGGCGCAGGTGCGACTCCACCGTCAGCTCGTACTCGCGGCGAGCCGAGATTTCGCGATCCAACTGCAAGTCGTATACCAGCTTCAGATCGCGCGCCCGTGCCTGCTCCGAATCGGCTTGCCGGCGGTACAGCACCGACACGAAAGCACCGGCGACGGCAGCCCACAGCGCCAGGATTACCGCGAGCTTGAGCAGTTCCACGCGGTTGGTGAAAACCAGTGCCGAACTGGCCCCAATCGCGAGGACCAGCAACGTCGTCAAGAGCACCCAACCCGGCCTGCGGCCGCCGCGCCGGACCCGGGCGCCGCGGGACAGAACGGTCATGGCCTGACTGTACCCGGGCAGCGCCGTCCGCGTGTCGCGCCGGTCCGGCGATTCTTCGGCCGATTCGACGAGGCCGCCAGCAACGTCGGCGAGCGATGGCCAGCAACCGGTTAGGTTTCGGCCCCTTCGCCGCCCTCGGTGGGATCCTGCGGAGACTTGCAGCAATGTTGCAGCCACAGCGCGGCAACCACCAACGCCAGTGCGCTGCCGGCGGCCACGAGGGTTCCGGTGGTGTCCTCGACGGCAACCCGCTGCCATGACCGCCGCGGCAGCAGGTACACCAGCACCCCGATCCACCAGCCCAGTACCAGGGCCCCCACCCACGCCGAGGCCTTGGCGACCATCAGACTGCGGGCCACAGCGAGCGGGTGCAGCCGGCCGGGGCCGTCGCCGATCTCGCCGTCACCGATCTTGGTCCGGATGTAGCGAGCCCACAGCGCCTCGGCGATCGCGACGCCGAGCAGCGACAGCCCGGTCCACACCGTGATCTGCGGAAACCACCGGAACAACACCATAACCAGCAGATAACCCACCACCGCAGCCGCGATCACCGCGGCCATCAGATCGCGTTTGCGGGTGGGGCCCATCAGTTCCCCAAGGTCAGGGGCGTCAACCGGACACTCGCCCGATCGGTGGGCTCCAGCTCAGCCAGCAGCTCGGCGACGGGTCGCGGACCGTCCGGCAGCGGCACTTCGGCCGCCGGATCGACGTCCAGCCACGGGATCATCACGAAGGCCCGCAAGTGTGCCAGCGGGTGCGGTAGCCGCAGATCGCTGTCGTCGCAGAGCACGTCCACCGGGCCGGAAGGGGTGATCTCGGCGCAGGTGACCAGGTCGACGTCCAGCGTTCGCGGACCCCAGCGCTCGGCGCGTGCCCGGCCCGCGGCCCGCTCCAACTCGTGAGCCCGGCACAGCCACGCGTGGCAATCCCGTCCCGGGTCGTCGGCAATCAGCACCGCGTTGAGAAACGGGTGCTGCTCGATGCCGCCCCACGGGTCGGTCTCGTAAACCCGCGACGCGGCGACAAACGCATCACCGAGCCCGTCGACGACCGACCGAAGATGGGCGAGGCGGTCACCGAGGTTCGAGCCGATCGACAGCACTACCCGCGTCATACCGCCCCGCCCGCGGGGACCACCGAACCGCGGCCACCCCGCCGCGATCGCCGGGTCACCACCGCTATGTCGGCGAACGGCAGCGGGATGGGGGCCTGCGGCTTGTGCACCACCACCTCGACGGCGTGCACGCGCTGGTCTTCCATCACCTCGTCGGCGATCTCGGCGCCGACCGTTTCGATCAGGTTGCGCGGTGTCCCGCCGACGATCTCGCTGGCCCGCTGCGCCAGCCCGATGTAGTCGTAGGTGTCGGCCAAATCGTCGCTGCGGGCGGCTTCGACCAGATCGATCCACATGGTGATGTCGACGATGAAGCGCTGCCCGGCCACCCGCTCGTGGTCGTAGACCCCGTGTCGACCGTGAACAATCAAGCCGCGCAGCTCAATTCGGTCAGCCATCGCGCCCGGTCCCTTCAACTCGCTGCCATGCTTCGACCACCTTGAGGGCGTCGACCGTTGCCCGCACATCGTGTACCCGCACACCCCAAGCCCCGTGCAGGGCCGCCAGCGCCGAAATCACCGCCGTGGCCGTCTCGCGCCCGGCAGGCGGTCGGATGGTGCCGTCGGGCCCCGCCAGCAAGCTACCGAGGAAGCGCTTGCGCGAGGCACCCAGCAACACCGGAAACCCGGTGGCGACCAACTCCGGCAGGGCATGAAGAAGTGCCCAATTGTGTTGTCCCGTCTTGGCGAATCCAAGCCCCGGATCGATCACCAGGTTCGCCGGATCGACGCCGGCGGCTACCGCGTCGTCAACGGCGGCCATCAGCTCGGCGCGCACTTGCGTCACCACGTCGTCGTAGTCGGGCACCTGGTGCGGGTTGGCCGCCGACGCCGGCCGCCAGTGCATCAGCACCCACGCCACGCCGGCTTCGGCCACCAACGGCGCCATCGCCGGATCGGCCCGGCCGCCCGACACGTCGTTGACCAGCTGTGCGCCGCTTTCCAGTGCCGAGCGCGCGACGTCCGCGTGCATGGTGTCGATGCTGACTGTAACGCCTTGTGCGGCAAGCTCTTTGACCACCGGGATGACGCGGGCCGTCTCGACACCCGAGTCGACGCGGGCCGCGCCGGGCCGAGTGGATTCACCACCGACGTCGACGATATGTGCGCCATCGGCAACCAGCGCCAGACCGTGCTCGACGGCGCCGCCGGCATCGAGGTAACGCCCGCCGTCCGAGAACGAGTCCTCGGTGACGTTGACGACACCCATGACCTGCACAGGCGCCGGACTCACTTATGCAGGATGAGATCGAGCGCTTCGGCTCGAGAAGCGGCATTGGTCTTGAACTGGCCACGCACCGCTGACGTCGTCGTGATCGCACCGGGCTTGCGGACCCCGCGCATCGCCATGCACAGATGCTCGGCCTCGACGACGACGATGACCCCCCTGGGTTCCAGCTTCTTCACCAGAGCGTCGGCGATCTGGCTGGTCAGCCGCTCCTGCAACTGCGGCCGCTTGGCATACAGGTCTACCAGCCGCGCGATCTTGGACAGCCCGGTCACCCGGCCGTCCTCGCCCGGTATATAGCCGACGTGGGCCACACCGTGGAACGACACCAGATGGTGTTCGCACGTCGAGTACAAGGGTATTTGCTTGACCAGTACCAGCTCGTCGTGATCTTCGTCGAACATGGCGTTGAGCACCGCGTCGGGATCGCTGTAGAGCCCGGCGAAGATCTCCTTATAGGCGCGGGCGACGCGTGCCGGGGTTTCCCGCAAACCTTCGCGCTCCGGATCCTCGCCGACCGCGTACAGCAATTCGCGTACGGCTGCCTCGGCGCGCGACTGGTCGAAAACCCCGGGAATGGACGGCTTGGGGCGAGAATCCAGCTGCGTCATGGGAATCCTTCGTTTGGTCAGCCGTGGGCCGACGGATTGGACTGGCTAACGTCCCTATTCTGCTGCTCGGACGGCTCGTCGGAGTCCGGTTCGGATTGATCCGGCGGCCGATAACCCGCGGCCGGTTGCGGCCGATTGGACGACGGCGGTGGCGGCCATCCCGGAGCGTGCCAGTCGGCGGGTGCACCGTAGTCGGGCTGGTAGGCCGATCTGTCCCGGTCCACGCCGTTGGCGCCGCCACCGGGTCCTGACTGGGCAGCCTGTGCTGCTTCAGCCGCCCGGGTAGCCCGCGCGATCGCTTGCTTGAACGCCGGCTCTTGAAGCGGCGGCGGCCACGGCTCGCCGCGCTCCATGGCGAGCTCGCCGGGTGTCTTGATGGGCGGCTTGTCCGAGGGAATCCGGCCGCCGAAGTCGTCGAACACGGTCAGCCGGGGCCGCTTTTCGACGTTGGCGAAGATCGCCTCCAGCTCGGGGCGGTGCAGGGTTTCCTTTTCCAGCAGCTCGCCCGCCAGCGTGTCGAGCACGTCGCGGTATTCGGTGAGAATCTCCCAAGCCTCGGTGTGCGCCGCCTCGATGAGCTTGCGCACTTCCTCGTCGATTTCGCGGGCAACCTCGTGCGAGTAGTCGGACTGGGTGCCCATCGAGCGGCCCAGGAACGGGTCGCCGTGCTCGGTACCGTATTTCACGGCGCCGAGGCGGGCGCTCATGCCGTACTCGGTGACCATCGCGCGGGCCACCTTGGTCGCCTGCTCGATGTCGGACACCGCGCCGGTGGTCGGCTCGCGAAACACCAATTCCTCGGCGGCGCGACCGCCCATCGCGAACACCAGTTGGGCGATCATCTCCGACCGGGTCCGCAGGCCCTTGTCTTCTTCGGGCACCGCGACCGCGTGACCACCGGTGCGCCCGCGGGCCAGGATTGTCACCTTGTAGACCGGGTCGATGTCGGGCATCGCCCAGGCCGCCAGGGTGTGTCCGCCCTCGTGATAGGCGGTGATCTTCTTCTCGTGCTCGCTGATGATCCGCCCTTTGCGGCGCGGGCCGCCGATCACCCGGTCCACCGCCTCCTCCAAGGCGGGACCGGTGATGACGGTGCCGTTCTCCCGGGCGGTCAGCAGCGCCGCCTCGTTGATGACGTTGGCCAGGTCGGCGCCGGTCATGCCGACGGTCCGTTTGGCCAGTCCGTCGAGGTCGGCGTCCGGGCCGATCGGCTTGCCCTTGGAATGCACTTGCAGCACGGCCCGGCGACCCGCCAGGTCGGGGTTGGTCACCGGGATCTGCCGGTCGAAGCGGCCGGGCCGCAGCAGCGCCGGGTCCAGGATGTCGGGCCGGTTGGTGGCCGCGATCAGAATGACGCCGGCGCGCGGGTCGAAGCCGTCCATCTCGACCAGGAGCTGGTTGAGCGTCTGCTCGCGCTCGTCGTGACCGCCGCCCAGGCCGGCGCCGCGCTGGCGGCCCACCGCATCGATCTCGTCGACGAAGATGATGCAGGGGTTGTTCTGTTTGGCCTGATCGAACAGGTCCCTCACGCGCGAGGCGCCGACACCGACGAACATCTCGACGAAGTCGGACCCGGAGATGGTGAAGAACGGCACGCCTGCCTCACCCGC
The nucleotide sequence above comes from Mycobacterium pseudokansasii. Encoded proteins:
- a CDS encoding DUF6779 domain-containing protein, whose product is MTVLSRGARVRRGGRRPGWVLLTTLLVLAIGASSALVFTNRVELLKLAVILALWAAVAGAFVSVLYRRQADSEQARARDLKLVYDLQLDREISARREYELTVESHLRRELAAELRGAAADEVAALRAELTALRTSLEILFDTDFEHRPALEPLDKTGATETRRSRAVADRVQNGRGPSADWVSIDRVAVVRPGEAVTRAEEAIIDVPEVGMPPYDDRDVPPAGPLPPPAEPAGTKHSAERVGLPYETAPAPPGPRYQPRHRPPPPPAPPPQPEPSSWEPVAADGQWLPPGAPGSHWASGQPTAAPPAQPSGRRRRYRHTRPEEDQGDISLGHVEVPADYGGRRSRSRHSTEYRDHGVGSLGAVSRADGPGPVAAPPPAAAPPPPTPASARPTAPPPPRLAAPPAPEPAARHRSPEPEPAAGAHGSDAQTGGQSVADLLARLQVQPSGGGRRRRRGG
- a CDS encoding DUF3180 domain-containing protein, encoding MGPTRKRDLMAAVIAAAVVGYLLVMVLFRWFPQITVWTGLSLLGVAIAEALWARYIRTKIGDGEIGDGPGRLHPLAVARSLMVAKASAWVGALVLGWWIGVLVYLLPRRSWQRVAVEDTTGTLVAAGSALALVVAALWLQHCCKSPQDPTEGGEGAET
- the folK gene encoding 2-amino-4-hydroxy-6-hydroxymethyldihydropteridine diphosphokinase; the protein is MTRVVLSIGSNLGDRLAHLRSVVDGLGDAFVAASRVYETDPWGGIEQHPFLNAVLIADDPGRDCHAWLCRAHELERAAGRARAERWGPRTLDVDLVTCAEITPSGPVDVLCDDSDLRLPHPLAHLRAFVMIPWLDVDPAAEVPLPDGPRPVAELLAELEPTDRASVRLTPLTLGN
- the folB gene encoding dihydroneopterin aldolase; this encodes MADRIELRGLIVHGRHGVYDHERVAGQRFIVDITMWIDLVEAARSDDLADTYDYIGLAQRASEIVGGTPRNLIETVGAEIADEVMEDQRVHAVEVVVHKPQAPIPLPFADIAVVTRRSRRGGRGSVVPAGGAV
- the folP gene encoding dihydropteroate synthase; this translates as MSPAPVQVMGVVNVTEDSFSDGGRYLDAGGAVEHGLALVADGAHIVDVGGESTRPGAARVDSGVETARVIPVVKELAAQGVTVSIDTMHADVARSALESGAQLVNDVSGGRADPAMAPLVAEAGVAWVLMHWRPASAANPHQVPDYDDVVTQVRAELMAAVDDAVAAGVDPANLVIDPGLGFAKTGQHNWALLHALPELVATGFPVLLGASRKRFLGSLLAGPDGTIRPPAGRETATAVISALAALHGAWGVRVHDVRATVDALKVVEAWQRVEGTGRDG
- the folE gene encoding GTP cyclohydrolase I FolE — translated: MTQLDSRPKPSIPGVFDQSRAEAAVRELLYAVGEDPEREGLRETPARVARAYKEIFAGLYSDPDAVLNAMFDEDHDELVLVKQIPLYSTCEHHLVSFHGVAHVGYIPGEDGRVTGLSKIARLVDLYAKRPQLQERLTSQIADALVKKLEPRGVIVVVEAEHLCMAMRGVRKPGAITTTSAVRGQFKTNAASRAEALDLILHK
- the ftsH gene encoding ATP-dependent zinc metalloprotease FtsH: MNRKNVIRTLTAIAVVVLLGWSFFYFSDDTRGYKPVDTSVAVAQINNDNVKSAQIDDREQQLRLTLKKGNNDTDGSDKVITKYPTGYAVDLFNALTAKNAKVSTVVNQGSILGELLVYVLPLLLLVGLFVMFSRMQGGARMGFGFGKSRAKMLNKDMPKTTFADVAGVDEAVEELYEIKDFLQNPGRYQALGAKIPRGVLLYGPPGTGKTLLARAVAGEAGVPFFTISGSDFVEMFVGVGASRVRDLFDQAKQNNPCIIFVDEIDAVGRQRGAGLGGGHDEREQTLNQLLVEMDGFDPRAGVILIAATNRPDILDPALLRPGRFDRQIPVTNPDLAGRRAVLQVHSKGKPIGPDADLDGLAKRTVGMTGADLANVINEAALLTARENGTVITGPALEEAVDRVIGGPRRKGRIISEHEKKITAYHEGGHTLAAWAMPDIDPVYKVTILARGRTGGHAVAVPEEDKGLRTRSEMIAQLVFAMGGRAAEELVFREPTTGAVSDIEQATKVARAMVTEYGMSARLGAVKYGTEHGDPFLGRSMGTQSDYSHEVAREIDEEVRKLIEAAHTEAWEILTEYRDVLDTLAGELLEKETLHRPELEAIFANVEKRPRLTVFDDFGGRIPSDKPPIKTPGELAMERGEPWPPPLQEPAFKQAIARATRAAEAAQAAQSGPGGGANGVDRDRSAYQPDYGAPADWHAPGWPPPPSSNRPQPAAGYRPPDQSEPDSDEPSEQQNRDVSQSNPSAHG